The segment TGAAGCAGAAAAATCCAGCGCAAAAATTTCTTATACTTTCCGCGCCAACGGCTTGACTATAAAATTTGATGGCTTCTTAAAAGTTTATGGCACAAGCCAAGAAACAATTTTACCTGTTTTCAAAATAAAAGAATTATTGGAATTATTAAAGTTAAATCCGAATCAGCATTTCACCGAACCGCCGGCCCGATATTCTGACGCTTCGCTTGTCAAAACGCTTGAAGAATATGGAATCGGCCGGCCATCAACTTACGCCCCAACAATTTCCACAATTATTGATCGCGGTTATGTTGAAAAAATTGAAGGACGAAGATTAAAACCAACTGAAATTGCCTTCACGGTGAACGATTTATTGGTGGAACATTTTCCAAATATTGTTGATTTTAAATTCACGGCTCGCATGGAAGACGACCTGGACGAAATTGCCGAAGGAAAAAAGAAATGGGTCCCGGTAATTAAAGAATTTTATATGCCATTCAAGGAAAACCTTGACCAAAAATACAAAGATGTCAGCAAGGCCGAAGAACCGACTGAAGAAGTTTGCGAAAAATGCGGATCGCCTATGGTTATTAAAACGGGACGTTATGGAAAATTTTTAGCTTGCAGCGGATTTCCCAAATGTCGAAATATCAAATCGCTCAGCGGCCAAACTGACGGCGGCCCGGCCGAACCGGAAACAACTGACGAAGTTTGCGACAAATGCGGCGCGCCCATGGTCATAAAACACGGACGCTTCGGAAAATTTTTATCTTGTTCAAAATATCCTGAATGTAAAAACATGAAGCCGCTCGTGAAGTCCACGGGCGTTGCCTGCTCCGAATGTGGCAAGGGAGAAATTGTGGAACGGCGTTCAAAGAGAGGAAAAACTTTCTATTCCTGCAACCGTTATCCTGACTGTAAATTCGCTCTCTGGTCAAAACCGACCGGAGAAAAATGTCCAAAGTGCGGAAGTTTATTGGTCTACGGAAAGGGCGACACCGTTACTTGTTCCAGTAAAGAATGCGATTATAAAAAATAATTTTCCCCTCCTGCCTGAGGAGGGGTTAGGGGTGGTGGGAGAAAAACATAATAGGACACAAAAAACACCTCGGCCTCCGCCGGGTGTTTTTATTATAATCAAAATTTATCTAAGTTCTTTGAGCTGTGATAGAGCCTGGCTCAACGCTGTAGTTAATTCTTCCAAGCCACTGATCAATTTTCGCTTTTTTTCTTCACTGTCTTTCTCTCTTTCGACAACGTTCATCAACTTCTCAAGACTGCCCTGATGGCGAATTAATATAGCCAGGGATTCCGTTGCTTCTTCCGGAGAAAAACCAAACCTATCTCCCCCGTGTTCAAGAATCCATTGCTGATCTCTTAGCGCCCGCATTTTTTCTTTACCGCCCTCCTCCATTATAACTGGAGACTCTCTGCCCTCTGTCATAAATTTAAAAAATTAATAATTAATTCCTCCACTTCCTATAGTACTCTCTCTGATTTTGTCAAAAATAAAAAAGACAGGGCCGAGACGGACCGTAACCCCTAAACCTATGGTGATGCTAGGGTGGTTGCTCGGACCCCGCCAATTTTATTAAAACATAAAAAAGAATAAAAATAAACACCCCGCCTTGCGGCGGGGTGTTTTGATTTGGGGTTGGTCCTCTATTTCACGAAGTGGAACAAAGGACTTACCTAGCATCACAAAGATATCATAGCATAGTTTCTGTCATTTTGTCAAGGGTTATTTACAAATTCCCCGTTTTAATCTAAAATTAATTTGTTATGATAACGATTGACGATTTAATCCAAAAAATTAAATTCTACGCGCCAAATGCCGACCTAGATTTGGTGCGCTTAGCTTTTGATTACGCCAAAAAAGCGCACAACGGACAAAAGCGACTTTCCGGCGAACCATATATTAATCACCCGCTTGCCACGGCCATGAATTTAGCGGAAATGAAATTACATCAAGATATTATCATCGCCGGTCTCCTGCACGATATCCCCGAAGAAACTCGTCCGGAAAACCCGGAAATCTCTATCCGAGAAATAAAACACAACTTTGGCGAAGAAGTGGCTTTCATGGTCCGCGGAATTACTAAACTAGGAAAAATAAAATATCGCGGCATGGAACGGTATTTAGAAAATTTGCGCAAAATGTTTATAGCTATGGCCGAAGATGTCCGAGTGATTTTCATCAAATTCGCTGATCGGCTGCATAATTTGGAAACGCTTGAAGCCCAGCCATCGGCAAAACAAAAACGCATTGCCATGGAAACAATGGAAATTTATGCCCCAATCGCAAACCGTCTCGGTATGGGTGAAATAAAAGGTCGTCTCGAAGATCTATCTTTTCCCCACCTTTATCCTAAAGATTTTGAAAAATTAAGAAAAGAAGTTGCGCCGCGCTACAAAGCCAAAGAAGAATATTTGAAAAAAATAAGGGTAAAACTTTTAAAAACCATTGCCAATTTTTCTTTAGGCGCACCAGGAGAAAAGAGCAGTGAACAGCGGATTAAAGTTTATTCGATCCACGGCCGAACCAAGCGTCTTTGGAGTATACATAAAAAATTACAGCAAAAAGGATATGACGATCTTTCAAAAATTTATGATTTAGTCGCCCTTCGAGTGATTGTGGAAACAGTGGCTGAATGCTACACGGTCTTGGGTATTATTCACCAATTATGGAAACCATTAAAAGGACGCATCAAGGACTATATCGCTCAACCAAAACCAAACGGCTATCAATCTCTTCACACTACAGTTTTTTGCGATGACGGTGAAATCGTGGAATTCCAAATCAGAACGAAAAAAATGCACGAAGAAGCCGAATTTGGTATTGCTTCGCACTGGTATTATGACGAAAAAGGATCAATGCCCGTTGCAAAAGATTTAAAATGGGTTAAAGAACTGACAAGGTGGAAAAAAGAATTTGAAGAGAATCAAAGATATTTAGAATCTTTAAAAATTGATGTTTTCCAAAACAGAATTTTTGTTTTCACGCCAAAAGGCGATGTTATTGATTTACCAGAAAATTCCACGCCGGTTGATTTCGCCTATACCCTACACTCTGATCTTGGAGACAAATGCGCTGGCGCTAAAATTAATGAGCAAATGACAAAACTTGATACAAAATTACAAAGTGGCGACGTCGTGGAAATTATAATTGATAAAAATAGAAAAACTCCTTCGTCCGATTGGCTGAAATTTGTAAAAACCAACGCCGCCCGGCATAAAATTAAAAGCCGACTGAAAACAAAGTAAAAAAATTAAAATAAAAATCACCCGCCGATTTGGCAGGTGGTTTTTTTGTATGTTATCTTTTGGAAATTTTTTTAATTATATCACTATATTCTTCATCACTATAAAAATGAATTATTATTTGGCCTTTCGCGCCTCTTTTCTTTATTTCCACCTTTGTCCCGAAAACACCGCGTAATAATTCTTCTTTAGCCGCGAGTGCCGGATCAACTTTTCTTTGTCTCACTCCTTTTACTTTTTTTACCGCGCTCTCTGTGTCGCGGACAGTCATTTCATTTTTCAAAATTTTAGAAAAATATTTTAATTGTGATTTCTCGTCGGGTAAAGACAAAAGTGTGCGACCGTGGCTTTCTTTTATCTTTCCACTTCGGAGCGCTTGTAAAATTTCTTCCGGCAAACTAAGCAAACGCAAAGTATTGGCAATAACTGGCCGACTTTTACCAACTCTTACTGCTACTTCTTCCTGTGTTAAATTAAATTCATCCATCAATCTTTGAAATGCCCTGCCCTCTTCAATCGGATTTAAATTTTTCCGTTGGATATTTTCAATTAAAGCCAGCTCTAATTTTTCCTGATCCTTGGCTGTCCGGACAATCGCCGGTACAGTTTTCAAATTCAAAAATTTCGCGGCGCGGTAACGGCGTTCGCCGGCGATTAACTCATAGTTTTCTGCGTCAATTTTTGTGACGACAAGGGGCTGCAAAATCCCATGTTCCTTGATGGAATTTATCAAATCCTCCAAATCCTGATAGCCAAAATCTTCGCGCGGCTGTTTCGGATTCGGCCGGATGTTTTTCACAGGAACGTCAACGAGGCGAACACCCTGTGGCGCCGCTTCAGCTCCGGAAGAAAACGCTTGAACTATTCTTTTTGGAGGAATTAATGAATTTAGTCCTCTGCCCAGACCATATGACATATATATAATTTAAATTTTTTAAAATTTAATTTCCAAAATTTCTCGCGCCAATCTTTCATATGCTTTAGCTCCCTTGCTTTTATCATCATAATGCAAAATCGTTAAACCATGAGATGGGGCCTCGGCTAATCTGACGTTTCTCGGAATAACCGACCGAAAAATTTTATTTGGAAAATATTGATACAGCTCTTTTAAAATTGCGTCCGAAAGTCCGACGCGGCTATCAAACATAGTAATGACCGCGCCCAAAATTTTTAAATCCGGCTTGAGGTTATCTTGGACCAATTTAATTGTTTCAAGTAATTGACCAAGCCCTTCCAGGGCGTAATACTCCGCCTGAACTGGGATAAAAACATGATCGGCCGCGGTTAAACTATTTATTGTCAAAAGCCCAAGCGACGGCGGGCAATCAATAATGATGTAATCAAAATCATTGCGTGCTTCAAGCAAAGCGTCATATAGACGAAATTCCCGCCTATCAGCACCAACAAGTTCCACGTTCGCTCCGGCCAAAGAAACCGTGGCTGGAGCAACTTTATAACCCTGAACAGGAGTATTTACAATAATATTTCTAAATGGTGATGCCCCGGCAATGGCTTCATATACACCCTTTTCTAAATTGCGATGATCAATACCAAGCCCAGAGGTAGCATTGGCCTGCGGATCCATGTCCACGAGAAGAACAAATTTTCCAAGGTGTGCCAAATAAGCGCCCAAATTTACGGCAGTCGTCGTTTTGCCCACTCCGCCTTTTTGGTTGACAATAGAAATAATTTGAGCCATAATAAATTATCTGCTCCTTAAGATTTAATCATTATACCCAACTATTGCTTTTTTGACAACTTTGTCGTAAAATAAGACTAAACTGACGCCGATGTGGCGGAACTGGCATACGCGTGCGACTCAAAATCGCATTCCCTTACGGGATTGTGGGTTCAACTCCCACCATCGGCACTTTGACAAAATATTATATATTAGTTATTCTAATATATAATATAAAATTATAGCGGGGTGGAGAAGTAGCATCTCGCCTGGCCCATAACCAGGAGATCGCCGGTGCAAATCCGGCCCCCGCAACCAAAAAATAATTGAATTATATAAAGCCGGGTTTGTAGGAAAGGGGTCGGGAAAACGTAGTTTTCCCGATTTGCGGAAATATTAAAACCGCGGGGTTTTAAAGAGCGAGGCGATAAATCCGGCCCCCGCAACCAAGTTTTTTTGTCTTTTTTAAATAAATCCAACGGTAGCGAGGCTGGGTAGCTCAGTTGGTTAGAGCGAGGGACTCATAAGCCCTAGGTCGTCGGTTCGATCCCGACCCCAGCCACCAAAGTTTTATGCTCTTAACAGTCCACGCTACAACCGGCGCCTTAATCGGCCAACAAGTAAATAATCCAATTTTAGCTTTTGTTTTAGGGTTCATATCTCATTTTGTTTTAGATATGATTCCTCACGGCGATCAAGATTGGATTGAAGAATATAAGAGCGACCAAAAGTCCAAAGCTAGAAAAATCATCTGCATTGTAGCCATAGATGCAATAATTTTATTTACTTTATTGGTTTCGCGATATTTCTACGGCGACTCCTTTGCTCCGAGTTTAAGTATCGCTTCAGGAATTCTCGGTGGCATTCTTCCTGATTTCATAGTCGCTTGCCATGAATTATCCGATAGACTCTTTAAAAATTTCTATCGATTCCATTTTATTGTCCATGATTTAATTAAAGTCAAACCAACAACTGCTCAAGGCCTAGCTTTTCAAGCCATTGTTACTGCCATTCTTTTATTAAATTTTATTTAGACAAAAACCCGACCTTGCGGTC is part of the Patescibacteria group bacterium genome and harbors:
- a CDS encoding RelA/SpoT family protein, translated to MITIDDLIQKIKFYAPNADLDLVRLAFDYAKKAHNGQKRLSGEPYINHPLATAMNLAEMKLHQDIIIAGLLHDIPEETRPENPEISIREIKHNFGEEVAFMVRGITKLGKIKYRGMERYLENLRKMFIAMAEDVRVIFIKFADRLHNLETLEAQPSAKQKRIAMETMEIYAPIANRLGMGEIKGRLEDLSFPHLYPKDFEKLRKEVAPRYKAKEEYLKKIRVKLLKTIANFSLGAPGEKSSEQRIKVYSIHGRTKRLWSIHKKLQQKGYDDLSKIYDLVALRVIVETVAECYTVLGIIHQLWKPLKGRIKDYIAQPKPNGYQSLHTTVFCDDGEIVEFQIRTKKMHEEAEFGIASHWYYDEKGSMPVAKDLKWVKELTRWKKEFEENQRYLESLKIDVFQNRIFVFTPKGDVIDLPENSTPVDFAYTLHSDLGDKCAGAKINEQMTKLDTKLQSGDVVEIIIDKNRKTPSSDWLKFVKTNAARHKIKSRLKTK
- a CDS encoding ParB/RepB/Spo0J family partition protein gives rise to the protein MSYGLGRGLNSLIPPKRIVQAFSSGAEAAPQGVRLVDVPVKNIRPNPKQPREDFGYQDLEDLINSIKEHGILQPLVVTKIDAENYELIAGERRYRAAKFLNLKTVPAIVRTAKDQEKLELALIENIQRKNLNPIEEGRAFQRLMDEFNLTQEEVAVRVGKSRPVIANTLRLLSLPEEILQALRSGKIKESHGRTLLSLPDEKSQLKYFSKILKNEMTVRDTESAVKKVKGVRQRKVDPALAAKEELLRGVFGTKVEIKKRGAKGQIIIHFYSDEEYSDIIKKISKR
- a CDS encoding AAA family ATPase, translated to MAQIISIVNQKGGVGKTTTAVNLGAYLAHLGKFVLLVDMDPQANATSGLGIDHRNLEKGVYEAIAGASPFRNIIVNTPVQGYKVAPATVSLAGANVELVGADRREFRLYDALLEARNDFDYIIIDCPPSLGLLTINSLTAADHVFIPVQAEYYALEGLGQLLETIKLVQDNLKPDLKILGAVITMFDSRVGLSDAILKELYQYFPNKIFRSVIPRNVRLAEAPSHGLTILHYDDKSKGAKAYERLAREILEIKF